Proteins encoded in a region of the Desulfuromonas sp. genome:
- a CDS encoding SulP family inorganic anion transporter, whose protein sequence is MRSMTYKKIVGDIFGGVTASIIALPLALAFGVASGAGAQAGLYGAIVLGFVASLAGGTKVQISGPTGPMTIVAASSLVLFKGDIKILMAAVLLTGLFQVALGLLRVGKFVKFVPYPVISGFMSGIGIIIILLQINPLFGIEGVKSPIDAVTDLVNIGAGIELDALYASLVALLIVFCTPKQIARIIPTPLLALVVVTLFAQIAGLQLPTIGTIPSGLPDIVLPTFSRSQLTLIVSAAMSLAVLGAIDTLLTSLVADSLTKTEHNSNRELIGQGIGNALTSFVGGIPGAGATMRTVVNVKSGGSTRLSGVLHALILLAVLLGLGKYAAIVPMAVLAAILIKVGIDIVDYRMIKIIKKAPKHDLAVMFTVLFLTVFVDLIIAVGVGVVLASVLLTVRLINQSSSSITDLKVPVPETEGRDQLNGDESFRVRVVDIDGPFFFGSTSRLVGQVGAMLGTRIVVFNCLKVPFIDLSAFFALCEIILKLKENKIIPFIVVSEEIRAKLIRLGITSILREPHIYLSFDEAVEHAKRHVCGDRP, encoded by the coding sequence TCTCTGGCCGGTGGAACCAAAGTCCAGATTTCCGGACCGACCGGGCCGATGACGATCGTTGCTGCTTCCAGCCTTGTTCTGTTCAAGGGAGATATCAAGATTTTGATGGCGGCTGTATTGCTGACCGGTCTTTTCCAGGTGGCGCTCGGTTTGCTCAGGGTCGGCAAATTTGTCAAGTTTGTTCCGTATCCGGTTATCTCGGGATTCATGAGCGGCATCGGAATTATCATTATCCTGTTGCAGATAAACCCTTTATTCGGAATCGAAGGGGTGAAATCGCCGATTGATGCCGTTACCGATCTGGTCAATATTGGAGCCGGAATCGAGCTGGACGCCCTGTATGCAAGCCTGGTTGCATTGCTGATTGTTTTCTGCACTCCGAAACAGATAGCGCGGATTATACCGACGCCGCTTCTGGCCCTGGTTGTTGTGACCCTTTTTGCGCAGATTGCCGGCTTGCAGTTGCCCACCATCGGCACGATTCCGAGCGGCCTGCCGGATATCGTATTGCCGACATTCTCCCGCAGCCAGCTCACCCTGATCGTTTCGGCGGCCATGAGTCTTGCCGTCCTGGGGGCGATTGACACCCTGCTCACTTCGCTGGTCGCCGATTCCCTGACGAAAACCGAGCACAATTCGAACCGCGAACTGATCGGCCAGGGCATTGGTAATGCCCTGACCTCTTTTGTCGGTGGTATCCCGGGAGCCGGGGCAACCATGCGGACGGTGGTCAATGTCAAGTCCGGAGGCTCAACACGACTGTCAGGTGTACTGCATGCATTGATCTTGCTGGCGGTGCTTCTCGGCCTCGGGAAATATGCGGCGATTGTTCCGATGGCCGTTCTGGCGGCGATCCTGATCAAAGTCGGAATTGATATTGTTGATTACCGGATGATAAAAATCATCAAAAAAGCGCCGAAGCATGATCTGGCGGTCATGTTTACCGTCCTGTTTCTTACGGTCTTTGTCGATTTGATAATTGCCGTCGGGGTCGGCGTGGTTCTCGCCTCGGTCCTGCTGACCGTGCGTTTGATCAATCAGTCGAGCTCCTCGATAACGGATCTCAAAGTCCCGGTGCCGGAAACGGAAGGCCGCGATCAGCTTAATGGTGACGAAAGTTTCCGGGTCAGGGTGGTCGATATTGATGGCCCCTTTTTCTTCGGTTCGACTTCCCGGCTGGTTGGTCAGGTTGGAGCAATGCTCGGCACCAGGATCGTCGTTTTCAATTGTCTCAAGGTCCCCTTTATTGATCTGTCAGCATTTTTTGCCCTGTGCGAAATTATTCTGAAGCTCAAAGAGAACAAGATTATTCCATTTATTGTTGTCAGTGAAGAAATCAGGGCAAAGTTGATCCGGCTCGGGATCACTTCGATCCTCCGCGAGCCGCATATCTATCTTTCATTTGATGAAGCTGTTGAACACGCCAAACGCCACGTTTGCGGCGATCGGCCCTGA